One segment of Micromonospora parathelypteridis DNA contains the following:
- a CDS encoding L,D-transpeptidase family protein: MRRVRITSRLVALVVVVLVGAGACAFDPQAGGGGGGGAAPAGAAEQATGASDTPGPDQRGRSTPAAPTTATTRPTPTPTSKPTRSATPKPTPSTGTSTVAGCPQGQHQREVETYLARLGGFGAVTVDGRQSAADCAAIKKFQKRYGIRPVEGRAGPTTYDVAQRLATTDPARCKAGTGTTFCVDLTRQTVWAIRGGKVIMPPTVTRTGMSGYRTPAGTFTVNFRNPKEWSDPYEVWLPYWQHFTQGMGFHETTTYLHDKSIGSHGCVNLLHADAVRMWELGKVGTRVVLIGRRPGT, translated from the coding sequence ATGAGGCGTGTTCGGATCACTTCCCGGCTGGTTGCCCTGGTGGTGGTTGTGCTGGTCGGCGCCGGTGCGTGCGCGTTCGATCCGCAGGCTGGCGGGGGTGGTGGCGGGGGAGCCGCCCCAGCCGGTGCGGCGGAACAGGCAACGGGGGCGAGCGACACGCCCGGGCCGGACCAGCGCGGCCGGTCGACGCCGGCCGCGCCCACCACCGCCACCACCAGGCCGACACCGACACCGACGTCGAAACCCACCCGCAGCGCAACGCCGAAGCCGACACCCAGCACCGGTACGTCGACCGTCGCCGGCTGTCCGCAGGGCCAGCACCAGCGCGAGGTGGAGACCTACCTGGCCCGGTTGGGCGGGTTCGGGGCCGTGACCGTGGACGGCCGGCAGTCCGCCGCCGACTGCGCCGCGATCAAGAAGTTCCAGAAGAGGTACGGCATTCGCCCCGTCGAGGGTCGCGCTGGACCGACCACGTACGACGTGGCCCAGCGCCTCGCCACCACCGACCCGGCCCGTTGCAAGGCCGGCACGGGCACCACGTTCTGCGTCGACCTGACCCGGCAGACCGTCTGGGCGATCCGTGGCGGCAAGGTGATCATGCCTCCGACGGTGACCCGCACCGGAATGTCCGGCTACCGCACCCCGGCCGGCACGTTCACCGTCAACTTCCGCAACCCGAAGGAGTGGTCCGACCCGTACGAGGTGTGGCTGCCGTACTGGCAGCACTTCACCCAGGGGATGGGCTTCCACGAGACCACCACCTACCTGCACGACAAGTCGATCGGCTCGCACGGTTGCGTCAACCTGCTGCACGCCGACGCCGTCCGCATGTGGGAGCTGGGGAAGGTCGGCACCCGGGTGGTGCTGATCGGCCGCCGCCCCGGCACCTGA